Part of the Pelmatolapia mariae isolate MD_Pm_ZW linkage group LG3_W, Pm_UMD_F_2, whole genome shotgun sequence genome is shown below.
TTCTCCACACAGCTTAACACAAGTATCAAAAAACGTTTTTTtcatagtttctttttttaaccactaAATGGTTTCGTCTGCAACACTGCTttctccaaagaaaaacttgagTCTATCCATTGAACGGTCAGACTTAACAATGACAACGCACAGACATCTGAGCACCATATATCGGTTGTAAAGCTTAACGTaggaatgctttaaaaaaattcagagatgaacttacacacttgcttcaCATCTCTGGGATAGGTTGCTTGGAGATTAAATGCTGGTTTGGCAGcatgtagcgaggctccaaatgctttCAGTGTGAAGCATCTCCAGACTGCTGACAGGTCTTGCAATACCAGCGAGATAGGATCGATACATTGTTTCTATCCTCTGTTTGGTATGTAGCCCTCTGAATTTTGTCAAATAAATGTTTggggctttttttgttgtttattttttaatgaaaaatcagAGTTTGCAAATtgatgattcatctcataagTTATTATGACACACGGATCTCCCCTACATAAACTGCCGTTTATTAGCTAAAAGTATCAGTATCGTTATTGGTATCGGCAATGATAGACCACTGAAACACAtcataatataagaaaaagaaatgcagttccaACCGTATGTACTAGATTTTCCATGAGACAGAAATGCtgcttaaataaatgaaaaatctttCAGATTGACTCTTTGGTCTTaaattttaagaaataaatgtgtaaaattacaggaaAAGATTCTGGTAGCTCGCAGCTCGCTCCCCAGACTGTGCTCTAATTATAAAAGAGAAAGTTTGTGttaattaatataaataaataaacaaaacccaaaaacagACATTTCTGCCGTAAGTCGTTAAAAAAACCAGTTTTGTTATATATTACTTAATTACTGCGGTGTAATATTAATTACCACTGGGGAGGTTTTTATCAACTCAAAAGACTGAGATTTTTGAGAATACATTTAATAGCAAAAAGGTTTAAAGTCATCCAATGAGGTGGATTAGAGTCGGTGCCTGGCCGattctggcccctgggccttatgtttgacacccatGTTTTAATGAATCTGCCCAGCCTTCGAGGCTTTCTGATGTAAATGATCTTTCAACCTGTCACAGGTGACATGCAGCGCTGATTCCTAGCAGTGTTTTagaaatcagctgtgattgtttgcAGTATAGTGCCATTTATTTGCACCTTTGGTTTGGTGAGTCTCAAATTACAGCTGGGATATTATTAGAATATTTGATTGGTGCTGTCTGGGAATATATATTTTGCATATAAAATACAGTTGGGGTAGAAGCAGAAATGAATATAACATAGAAATACTTACATAAAATGCAAATACTGCCAGATGCTGAGAAGAAGACAATGTGAAACAGACTTTGAAGCAAACTCAAATCAGACAGTTTAAAAGTTTAACTTATTTATTGACTGTGGCAGAGTTTACACAGGGGGTGATATCAACAGGGAAACTTCCAGAATCCTGAGCAGGCTATGTGTAACTCTGTTAGCAAAATAATGACATTgatcattaatatttaaaaccatTTTAATGACACATCATGATGTACAGTATTTATtcttaaaagtaaaaacaaaaacatttaaaaaaaatgacaataacaGACAACCAACTGTTTATAAGGTGGTAACGAGGTGATGTACTGTTTGGagacagtaacactgacaaaACGACCGGAGGCTGCGCTGCAGGTGGCATAGCAGACGATCCAAAGATTTTAGGTGCAAAACAGGAGGGCTATGTGCAGAGCAGGAATAGTgtatatactggacaaaggagcTTTAAGATGGAGCTGCCACGTAAGAGGAGCAGAGATATTTGTGGATGAAGTGAGGAAGAAAAGACACCTTTGAATAAAACCAAGAAAATGTCAAATGTGTTAAAAGCATAAAGTGTTTCTTACTTATTTGCCTGCCCAAAGATTTAATAGAGACATTAATTAACTTTTTAACCAAAGCAAGAAATACATagtttaaattatatttacataAAATGATGCTGCAGCCATGGAGTTTGAATTAAGATGACCTCCAAATTTTCAGCTTTACCTTAAGCTATATAAATTACCTGAACATCAGACAGAATTGCTTCAGTTAAAGGTCAGCATAAAAGTTTCCTTCATCACCTGTTTGACTCTGTACTTTCCTCTGTACTACTTCCATACATGTTTTGTCACCTTTCCCAGGGTTAAATAATGGAAAGATTTCACCTTTGAATGTAGCCGTGAAAGATCCAATTAGTGTTTTCTCTTCTACATTATAAAATGAAAGCTCACCACTGTCACGATCCAAATACACACCGACCGTCTCTGGTCTTGAATGGAAAGGTATTAAAATCTCAGGTTGTGTGCTAAACTGAAAACTATTTGCTCTTTTGGGAGACGAAGACAGAAACCAGAAACCATTAGATGTGTTTGGAAAAGATGTGGATGAATTATTGGGGATTTCAGCTGCACTTGTAACTCCTACCCACCAGGACTGTTTGACCTCTATGTATTTACTCCACATATAAACCTCCCAGTAGTGTTTTCCAGAAGAGAAGCCAGATGTTCCTTTGATAGCTGTGATACAGGTAACCATCTCTCCATCAGGAAATTCTATATGGGCCTCTCTCACTCTGTTGCCTGCAACCTTGAGGTATGGGTTGTTTCTGTCCTcaagtttaacatttaaacttgGAGGTtttgagtgacaggagaatggtggctaagctgtcatccctgctggacaacatctcccaccccatgcatgagactgtgacagcactgagcagctccttcagtggcaggctgcggcacccacggtgtgggacggagagatttcgcaggtctttcctccccactgctgtcagactccacaacaaagactttaactgatcatacacacacatccacaaatgtgcaataacacaaatgtgcaataatctttctggcaccgttgtatttttcactctgttgtatatagcatttgtattctatttttatcctattgtatattttattctattttattctactgtatatagtattctatttttattctattctgtacagttgtgtactgtatttattcttattttattttattctaattgtccttcataacttttgcactgtccacttcctgctgtgacaaaacaaatttcccacgtgtgggactaataaaggtcatcttatcttatcttatcttatttactGTTGAAAATTGAATCAGAAAGAGTGACAAAAGtcatgaaagagaaaaaactgtgaaaatgtgaGATTGTCAACAAAATGAATGAAGTTATTACCATAATGATTTCTAGCTTCTGAAAGACGCCCATCTTCTGTAGGGAAATAGAGAATACATGTGTTTATTATATTATGTCCTAATGACATAACTGTCATGTGTTACAGTGATTCTTAGAACAAGGACAGCTTTAGTAACGTCTTACCTCTTGCTAAAAGTTTTTCAGTCTCTGTAGAGAAATACAACAGATAGTttatcagtatttttttaatggaagAATCATTTGAGTCAGATTTCTTTGTCATGGCAGTACAACACTGTGCAAATGATTACAGAACGCCTTGTGTAGCTTTCCACAGTGATACTGATGGGTCAGTGTGGGATACTGCAATCCTATAACTTTTGCAATGTAGGAGGTGTATCTGATATCTccatgttggtgttgttcctgcATCATCATAAAACTGTAGGTCCAGGATCAAGATTGTAACCAACCAATCACAATGTTGTGATATCAGTTTTTGTAGTGTGGGGGGAAAAGAATAGACTGTCTTTGTTTGGATAAAATCCTTCTGAAAGACATGATAAGCATTTCgggtgttttatttattaattttttctgtataacaaatatattatCAGGTTTGCTTTGCTGTTAGCCAAATTTAGGCTACTCCTGTTGGTTTCCTAGTGACAGTTTTTAAAGCATCAGCTAACTTCTTGACTAATGCTAACGAAGTGCTCAGACAATATGATTGGAGAGTTGCGATATTGATCCTGGACTGacattatgatgatgatgtaagCACAACACTTCCATGGGGATAACAAATCACAGGGAGAAGTAGGATCCAGGTTGTGTCAGAGGCTGACTTTGCCCCATCTTCAAGCAAATGCATCATTCTTTTATCCCATTATTCCACATATAACAAAACCACAGCTGATGTGACAAATGATTTGTTCAGTGTGACGTTCTTACCACTTAAGCCGTTTCCTGAAACACAAAATATTCATGTCAGGATTCAGTTTCTGCCCGGGCACACATTTATATAACTGAGAGCATTAATTTGAACTTGTCGTGTGCTCTTTCTTACCATCAATTTGGTCTCTTCCTGATTGGGTGTTCCTcactaaaacacaaaacaaacatttcaggATTTAATTTCAGACAGCGAACACTTTCATATGACAGTGGATAACTTTAAAGTGTTATCTATTTAAAGATATTATATAAATGTATTCGGTACCTTTCTTTCTGTAGTACATCACCCCGAATGCAGCCAACACTAATGTGGCTACAAGAAGCAGTGCAAAGGCCACCCACCCACCTGGCGAGGACCCTGACTCTAAACAAAAAGCAAGAAATCTTGTATTTTAGTTTTTACTATATTtacaatcaaaaacaaataaagataaCAGAACTATTACATACGGAAAATTCTCTTTACCAGGTTCAAGAGTCTTACGAAGAGTTCCCAGGCTCACTTTGGCCTCCTTTACCTCTTTATCAGAGAGACCCACTGAGCAGGAAGGCTCAGAGGTGGAGGAAAGAAGAAGCCAACTGTGGACTAAAAAAAGTCCAGAAGACAGATTTCTGTACACCACACTTTGAGGTTTCACATTTTGCTTCTTGTCTGACCAgtgcagcacaggctgtggatACCAGCCTTCAGATTCACAGCTCACGTTCACCTTGTCATCTTCTCCCCACACTACTGACAGAAAAGGAGGACTTCCCGAAGCTAGGTAAAGGGTCCGAGGAGAAAGATGAAGAACATTTTAATGCGACGGTTTAGAGCAAAGCTTTTAACATCATATACATTTCCACCCCGAAGTCACTCACCTGTCATGAATAGATTAACAGGTGATCTGTCATAACCCTGGCTGCTGCTGACATAACAAACATATTCTCCTGCATCCTCAATTGTGACGTTCAGCAGCTTCAGGCTCACATCGCCTGAATTCAGCCCGCCTGACGCTGCATCCTTGAGTCCAAATGAGACTCAGCCAACATAGGCAGCTTCTTCATATTTGAACTTTTTTGACTGGTAGTGCATTACCGGGCTGTCAAAGCGATTAGCACGGTACCAGTGTACCTCCAGGTCCTCTGCATTTTGCTGTGGACTGAGCCAGCACGGCAATGTGACCTCCCGGCCACGAGTCCCAGTGACAGGAGACGTGGTGGTAACCACAAAGTTGGTTGAAGCTGTAAGATAAATAACACTGGCATCATTTATCTTTTACACTGGCAGAGTAAAAAAGATGGTTAAAGATAGAAAGATAAATCTTATTATAACTAAGTCAATTTTTGGTATCAGCAAAGTTTCGAGGTTTAGCAAAAGAAGTAACGACAACATGTGGCTGAATGTGAAGAAATCAGAAACATTAAAGGTACAAGCAGAATGAAACACTGAGATTGATGATAAATAGcagaatgaatgtgtgtgtgtgacttacTGGGAGCAGCAGTGCAGGAAGATATAAACAGCGTCAGGAGACACAAACCTGTCACCCGTCAATCTGTAAAAAGGGAGGTGTAAATTGTAAGGGGACGTTGTAATTTCCTCCCCATAACTCAAATCCAGCAACGCTTAAAAAACCAAAGTTTGATGTTGACAGCAGAAAGAGGGCCCAGGGTTAGTTGACAATTACCATGCTGCTAAACAACAAGACAAGTGATCATTGTTGACCTACACATCGTGTTTCTGTTGCTCCACGGAGAAATCTCTGTCACATAGTGTGAGATAGTGAGGGCTCACTTGACCGCAGTGGGacgagaaaaaacaacaacctcattTTCTTCTGAGAGGGAGGAACTCtgaaaacaatattttattgtaatgaTCTCAGTACGTCTTTAAGTATAACATCTCCCGTCTTGGCCCATCTCAGCTGGTATTGGTGTCAGAACCATACCAGCGAGATAGGATCGATACTTTCTTTCTATCCTCTGTTCGGTATGTAGCCCTCTGAATTGtgtcagatatttattttttttaaatgaaaaaataaaaatgtccgaACGTTTTTCAAAAtccatgaaaagctgaaaggtgtgttttgttgtgttaactaactattgtggaaaataaaactcacagtgatttagtggtcTTTAAAACGTGTTCAGAGTTTGCAAATTAATGATTCATCTCATAAGTTATTATGACACACGGGTCTGCCCTACATAAGCTGGTGTTTATTAGCTAAAGGTATCAGTATTGTAATGATATCGGCAATGATAGACCACCGAAAccaggggcgtaatttccagtGGGGTCATGAGCCCCATAAATAgactgttgattttctttactcgtttcaggtattaccagcaaaatagttgcatgtttaatcatctggaaACTTACccagatatatttatttatttatttagacagagatcttgaaaagaaaagacaccTTTGACTAAAACCAAgaaaatttttaaaacatttgtcCTGCACACACTCAAAACACTgttataaataaaggttattttTCTactaatttaaataatttgcttagcattatttaattaataagcCATGAGTTCAAAGGTTTTGCAGTAGGCTGTTATAATTGAGTTATTGCACTTGAATTCTGTAAAATATATAGCATAGTCCCATTCTGGACAGATGATGAACACTGTTGCTGCATGTGAGAAGATGTTAATAAGGCTAAACTGTAAAAACGAAAAGGCCAAAGACCACTGGGACAGTTTCTGTGGGTttaaatccaaagacaaagtgGAAACATAACCTGTATTGATCTTGAAACTGTGCACTAGACATTTGGCAAATGTATATTACCCAATAACTTACTGTACACATTTCTTTGCACACCGTACTCTATGTCAGTGTATTTGAACTGCCTTgttctgtgtttatgtttttatatgtaATATAGTAAACTTTTGAATTATAAGAAAAACACACCCATTCTTTTTAGAGATTATGCAGAAAtacaatcaaataaataaaattatgtaATCTCTATACTTATATGACATAAATAATGAATGTCTTCATGTCACAACACCAATGCCCTGGTAAAGAAGGCCTAGCAGCGGCTGTTCTTCTTCCGTGTTCTGAGGAAGAATAACCTGgaccagaagctgctgctggccttcCATTGCTCCTCAGTGGAGAGTGTGCTCTCCTACTGCATGGGTGTTTGGTATGCAGGAGCCACTACTGAGAACAAGAAGGCTGTGGAGAGGGCAATTAACACTGCCCCAAAAATAAATAGCTGCCCTCTGCCATCCCTTAAGGGCATTGCCAGATCTTCCTGTCTCAGGAAAACCAGGGCCATCACAGGTGACCCCTTGCACCAGACCCACCACCTGcttgacctgctgccctctggttgGCACCTCAGGTCAGTCAggtcccacacctccagactcacaAACAGCTTCTACCCCTGGGCGACCCTCCCCACCCATCCACTAACTGATCTGAGCCATTGTCTGAGAAGCCCTTAACACTCAGGTCACTCACACATGAACTATATTCAGACCAAGTCCTTTGCACTACTTTCAAGCATGTTGCATCCTGTTCACTATCCTTCTattgttttgtatatattcctcttgttttgtatatatttctcctgtttgttatttatttatgccgtcttaatatttatattttattcctgtAGAATTTCGTTGTACATTTACAATAAAgaactattctattctattctattctaattttTTACATATATAAGTCAATAATTGTGCTCAGATTCTTCTACATTAAAGCTGAACTAGTTGCCTTTAAAGTTACTTTTTTATCAGCCCCGCACTGTAACTGCATCCACCAATCGCAGCACGGCGTCCTTCTCGCCGATCCAATCAAGTGACCCTCGGACTGTGTTTGGGTGGTTTGCGAGTTTTCACGTGAGCGCGGTTCGTCAAGGTGCGCGCTAACAGCCGAGTAAAAACGGATGTTATTCGAAATTAGCGTCTAAAACACTGCGCAGCCGATGCAACAATAAAGGAAAGACACCTCAGAGTGTTTaatgtttatataaataatttcatgttaagTTTTTGATAAGATATGATAAGCGTactgaagaaaaaacccggCAGAACACAGTTTAATTGGGACTCAATTTGCcttattttgaaagaatttACCGGAAGCCGATGCTTAAATAATGGGTACTTTGCGTGTTAGAGCTGTCACTGGTATCATAGTCCAGCTTTGCGGGTTTTTATGTGGCGTACTGTGCTTTATGTGCTTTGTTCTTGGTGAAACGACCGTTTATCATGGTTTGTGGGATCAGTTAGACTCGTGCATATGACTTAAGGTGCCAAATGTTTGTCCCTAacgttagctagctagctactCGGAGCTTTATGGGAGAGGTGAAAGTTAGCAAGTGTCGTTCACTGACTCTCGACTACATGGCGACCTAAAAgtgctgttttgctttttcaaagTCCACGGGTGGAGTCATAATATCGCAGAGTTAGTGTTTTGTTAAAAGATGTCTCAACCTGAACCCGACGACACCACCCCGCTGTTCAGGGATGAGAGAAGCAGGTAAGTCCAGATAGCCGCCTccctaaataaaaacaacgaGAGGAAGCTTGAGTATGAATACACTGTTACCCAACAGGTTGTAGAAGcactggatttactggccttgTGTTGTGTCTGTTTTGCCGTATGTAAGCAACAGAGTTAAGCTACAAAGCAACTTAACATAGGTagactttatttacatttggtTGCTAAATAAAACACGCAGCTGCAGTCAGAGATGGTGGGTGCAGCAGCTTTAttcacctttattctttaaccCAGTTTTTCTTTATCATACTGTGTTCTCGCTCCTATAAAAGGGAGACGCTGACCTGTCACTTGGCCATATATCTTGCTAGCTAGTACATTACTCATTTAGGTTACATTGTCTTGCTGGTATGTCATCCTTTATGGATAACTTTATGGATAATCTGTACTCCATGTCAGCAGCGATGACTCACAGGATGATGACTACAGAAGTCGATGGAGGTCCATCAGAGTCATGTACTTCACTATGTTCCTCAGTAGTGTAGGTGAGGACACGGGAATATAACACTTTTATCACGTTCAAAGTCATGATCTCTGCACTGTtacaggaaaaacagaaaaactgtagCTTCTGACCTGTGATGCCATTTGAAGAGACATGAAATAACTTCAGTCACTTCTAGCCTAAAAACATGTTCAGCATCTTCAACAGCTTGTGTGTCATTAATGTGATCTGTGCTCTCTCTCAGGTTTCACTATTGTCATCACATCACTTTGGCCCTATTTGCAAAAGGTAAGTAAGTATGACACAGTGTCTTTTGGGCTGAAGATTGTTGCCTGATTCAACTGATGTCAATAATACAAACTAAGCTCCGtggtttgtttttgctatttAAATGCAGTCTTGGGTGTTTAAAGAGGAAGTGAAAGATGCAAAGGATTGTTGGGGATTTAATTTAGGATATAGTGCCCTGCTCTTTGCCCCGgtcaaatgactgaaagattaagcACTTGTAAGCAGGGTTCCTATACGGGTGCTGGAGAATACTTGAATTTATGTAGTGTTTTCAAGGTTTACAAAGGTGCTTGGATTTTTAATTAAGTGCTTTAAACTGCTTTGAATGTAACTGCAGTCTGTTCATTATATACATGAACAGACTGCAGTTACATGACCCGTGATGTGTTTGGTCAGAAGGGTCCTTTGTAAGTGTGCATgcgccattagcgtgctgcctgctgtaacccataatttccttcgggattaataaagtattctgattctgattttaaTAGGATGATTCACTGTTTTCTGTTAGCTTGTCTTGTCCGCCGCTGTTCTGTCATGCCATTGTCTCCCCACAAACACTTCAGTCGTcttttgtgattttatttttctctttgaacTTCTGCTATGGTTTTTTTGCTCATTCCATTGTGTTTAATTCAACTTCTGTCTTACTTAAGTTGCAGTATACTTAAGTTGCACCAAATGTTGTGCTTTTGAAGCTACAGTTCAGCAGTATATGTTCATGTATGCCACTTTAGTGTCCTAAAACTGGATTCCAAGTATATTTGAAAACCTGAAATGTTGTTACCTTTCTACATACACTTGTATGCAATGAAGAGGTGAAATAATGTGTATAAACCCTCCTTATGGTTGGACAATGTGTAGGACCCTGCATGTTCTGATTTTACTGTTACACTGAGACATTTTAGCCAGAACACGGTGGTCTACCAGTGAAGTTTTTCGTCACACTTTCCCTCCTATTCATGCAGCTTGGAAGTCGGTGGAATTATTGCCTAAACATGTATTCAGTTTAATATGTGGTGGCTTTGATCAACAGTGGGGTTTGATGTTGTACTAGGTTTCCTATGAGGTCTAATGTGGAGCATTCATTTCTTACAGACTGATGACAGTACTGATGCCAGCTTCCTGGGATGGGTGGTTGCAGCATACAGCATTGGACAGATGGTGGCCTCACCCATTTTTGGCTGGTGGTCCAATCATCGGCCACGCAGGGAACCACTGGTGTGTTCCATCTTCATTAACTTGGCAGCCAACATCTATTATGCCTACGCGTACCTGCCGAAGACCAATAACAAGTATCACATCCTCATGTCCAGAGTCTTTGTGGGCTTTGGAGCAGGTGATCATTTAAATATAGACCTAAAAGTTTGATATAATTTCCTTAGTAAGCAAATTGATCTGTTTCCTTTTATGATGATCCATGACACGTTTCAGTCTTTCCATGTCAGGTAATGTAGCTGTGGTGAGGTCCTATGTTGCTGGAGCTACATCACTGAACGAGAGGACGGGTGCCATGGCAAACATGAGTGCCTGCCAGGCCCTCGGTTTCATCCTCGGGCCAGGTAAGTTTGACAACAGGGAGCAAAGCTTCGAGTTTGCTGAagaaaaaatcagttttaatgtttgtttatttttctgtgtataTGTCAGCCCTGCAGGCATGTCTGTCCTTCATTGGAGAGGAAGGTGTCACACTGGACTTCATAGCGCTGAAGCTCAACATGTACACCACCCCAGCGTTACTGGCTGCAGTCTTTGGCCTCATCAACATCCTGCTCGTCGTTATTCTGCTGAGGTGACTGAACAAATTCTTGATGTgacttcttgtttgtttataacataGTGTTGCCATAAACCTGATCTATGTACTGTAGTAAATCTGTCTTTACCCCTCAACtgggcctttttttttctttttttctttctttgttttttgaggCACTACCTAAATGAACTTTAGTGGTCACCAGGGTCAAAGATTTAAATCAGGACTGTTTGAGAGTTTAGTATTATTGATCTGTCAGTTTATGTATAttgttatgtttttaaatgcCGTATAAATGTGAAGGTGCACAATTCTTTCAAATTCAGTCTTAAAGCACTAtttgtgcttttgatttttattgaaCATACTGAAAAAATATCCAAGTTTCTCTTCAGTAACCTAAAAAAAACCATCCTCTGTTAAGTTGAGATCAGGTGAATTGAATTTGAAGACCATCTGATTTTGCTGATTTGAGAAACTCATAttgcttttgcagtttgctttgggtcattatctgTTTACACAGTCTGATCAGGAGCGTTTGGTTGAATCCGAGCAGAGAGTGCAGCCCTgctgcttctatcagcagtcacaaaACACCACTGACAGTCATACATGTCTATGCCATAATATTAGCCCCACCATGTTAGATGGATGATGTGGTATGCTTCagatcatgagctgtttctctcctGCTCCATAcctttctcttcccatcatttTGATACAAGTTAATAAAAGTTAATCTTGGGTTCATCtgaccaaacatttttttacagaaCTGTGCTCTTTTAGATGTTTGCTGGCAAAGTCTAGTGTGGCCTTCTTGTTCTTTAGGGTAACTGGTTGCTTGCACCTTTTAAATCCTCCATATTTACATTCATGAAGGTGATTGTAGACCTTGACAATGATACGCCTGCATCCTGAAATATTTTTGACTTGTCTTTAACATGTGAAGTTGTTTTTCCTTAaccattttttgaaaaaaaaaaaaaaaaaaaaaaaaaaaggatcgcTCTTCAGCAGAATAGTCCTGGAAAATTTCAGTATTTGACTGgtcatttcattattttacaTAGACTATAAAAATACCATGGATATACTCTTTAACTAAAATGTCTGATTCTTTCCATCAGAGAGCATCACGTTGATGAAGATGGAAGGCACATTCAATCTATCAACTACACATCAGAAGGTGCATCTATTTTTCTTTAGCATTTACTGTATGCCAAGGAAAGACCACTTGCTGAAGTCaatttacagaaaaaataaactatttggactaaaacatttatttatttttaagtcatTTAACATACAGAG
Proteins encoded:
- the LOC135932097 gene encoding erythroid membrane-associated protein-like, giving the protein MGNNPYLKVAGNRVREAHIEFPDGEMVTCITAIKGTSGFSSGKHYWEVYMWSKYIEVKQSWWVGVTSAAEIPNNSSTSFPNTSNGFWFLSSSPKRANSFQFSTQPEILIPFHSRPETVGVYLDRDSGELSFYNVEEKTLIGSFTATFKGEIFPLFNPGKGDKTCMEVVQRKVQSQTGDEGNFYADL